In a single window of the Veillonella sp. genome:
- a CDS encoding YicC/YloC family endoribonuclease — MKSMTGFGSGTATKDGITCTVEIKSVNARFLDLFIRSPKQINPFETIIRGLVQDRITRGKVEVSVSIQDTGERPKTFTINSVLRKQIQELLVQEEFYDDPKKVPLQAVNSISNEWIQQQDTPIAEDVLSEIVQESTNQALDALITMRTVEGKHIEQDLLSRITTLENIIKSIDENKAGAVDAYREHIKGKIQEYLVSLEASISEDRFLQEIALLADKTDITEEIVRFTSHVVQLKNTLVDENSIGRKVDFILQEMNREVNTIGSKAMDSSITEFVVQLKCELEKIREQVQNVE; from the coding sequence ATGAAAAGTATGACCGGTTTTGGTTCTGGCACGGCAACCAAAGATGGCATTACCTGCACGGTAGAAATAAAGTCCGTAAATGCGCGATTTCTTGATTTGTTTATACGTAGTCCAAAGCAAATAAACCCTTTTGAAACCATTATTCGCGGTTTAGTACAAGATCGAATTACCCGCGGTAAGGTCGAAGTATCGGTTTCTATCCAAGATACGGGAGAGAGACCTAAGACCTTTACAATAAACAGTGTATTGAGAAAACAGATACAAGAACTACTTGTTCAAGAAGAGTTTTATGATGACCCTAAAAAGGTTCCTTTACAAGCGGTCAATTCTATTTCTAATGAATGGATACAACAACAAGATACTCCGATTGCAGAAGATGTGCTTTCAGAAATAGTACAAGAATCTACAAACCAAGCACTAGATGCCTTAATAACAATGCGTACTGTAGAAGGTAAACATATTGAACAAGATTTATTGTCTCGTATCACTACTTTAGAAAATATAATCAAGAGTATTGATGAGAATAAGGCCGGCGCTGTAGATGCGTATCGTGAGCATATAAAGGGAAAAATTCAAGAATATTTAGTGTCTTTAGAAGCGAGTATCAGTGAAGATCGTTTTTTGCAGGAAATTGCTTTATTGGCTGATAAGACTGATATTACGGAAGAGATTGTCCGATTTACCTCACATGTGGTACAATTAAAAAACACACTTGTAGATGAGAATTCCATCGGTCGTAAGGTGGATTTTATTTTGCAAGAAATGAATCGTGAAGTGAATACAATTGGTTCCAAAGCTATGGATTCAAGTATTACAGAGTTTGTGGTTCAGCTAAAATGTGAGTTAGAGAAAATTAGAGAACAAGTACAGAATGTAGAGTAA
- the plsY gene encoding glycerol-3-phosphate 1-O-acyltransferase PlsY has protein sequence MDIMVIVYAILAYLIGSIPSGLIIGKTFFNTDVRQYGSKNIGATNTYRVIGLKAALPVFLCDALKGAAGVILLSSYGPMYMILGGILAMMGHNWSIFLGFKGGRGVATGLGVLIALSPLVALIAFLVWGVIVYFTKLVSLGSIIAAALVPILMYFTGESYWFVGFGALAALFVIVRHWDNIKRLLAGNELKVERIKKD, from the coding sequence ATGGATATTATGGTTATCGTATATGCTATATTGGCATATCTTATTGGTTCAATTCCTAGTGGCTTAATTATTGGTAAGACCTTCTTTAATACAGATGTCCGCCAATATGGTTCTAAAAATATAGGTGCCACTAACACATATCGCGTTATAGGTCTCAAAGCTGCATTACCTGTATTTCTCTGTGATGCCTTAAAAGGCGCGGCTGGGGTAATATTATTATCCTCTTATGGACCTATGTATATGATTTTAGGAGGTATCCTTGCTATGATGGGCCATAACTGGTCTATATTCTTAGGCTTTAAAGGTGGTCGTGGCGTAGCTACAGGACTAGGTGTATTAATTGCTTTGTCACCATTAGTTGCTTTGATTGCTTTCTTGGTATGGGGCGTTATTGTCTATTTCACTAAGCTCGTATCACTAGGATCAATTATAGCTGCCGCTTTGGTACCAATCTTAATGTATTTTACAGGCGAATCGTATTGGTTCGTTGGCTTTGGCGCTTTGGCTGCTTTATTTGTCATTGTTCGCCATTGGGATAATATCAAACGTTTACTTGCAGGTAATGAGTTAAAAGTAGAACGTATCAAAAAGGATTAA
- a CDS encoding NFACT family protein: MNLDGLTMSVLAKELNERLQTGQIQKLYQIDKTTLLFKIRALNEDQNLIITVGATPAMYLSKPLQDLPKEPSSLCMFLRKHIEGSRIVKVEQINGDRIMCIQTDKLEMDGSITSTFIYVELMGKYSNCIFVQDGVILESLIHVSPLMNRERSISPKLHYELPPNANRVSLMDFNYEEIRNLLTSFGNGNVQQSIRAIFNGFGKPLLDEVLWTSNLNGDESITDLSPDQIDTLAKSLYNLKAKLQDSHGLLTLINENNKKAHATFTLHNYKVLKEYSTISEALEESIHNTKSIHTADKELEKILTAAIKKEEIRHQKIKDELDDTNKMDTYKLYGDILMINAHLQVQYEPSIQLPNLLSEDGELLTIPLKPNLTIVENAQWYYKLYTKLKNRMVSGEYQLNASTTKLEYLKSILYSISLATTRESLEEIRKECMDAGIIKKSKKPLSYKLGKSNYIHLTIDEGEIFIGRNNQQNEYLTHRFAKPTDIWFHTQDIQGSHLILRLNVEPDDMILSKVAQYAAYFSKARETSKVPVDYTYIKNIKKPPGSPLGFVIFNTHQTMIVEPKKPDNYTE; this comes from the coding sequence ATGAATTTAGACGGACTTACCATGTCTGTTCTCGCTAAAGAATTAAACGAGCGATTACAAACAGGTCAAATACAAAAATTATATCAAATAGATAAAACTACATTACTATTTAAAATTCGAGCCCTTAACGAAGATCAAAACTTGATTATTACCGTTGGTGCAACCCCTGCAATGTATCTTAGCAAACCGCTCCAAGATTTACCAAAAGAACCAAGTTCACTATGCATGTTTCTTCGTAAACATATTGAAGGTAGCCGCATTGTAAAGGTGGAACAAATTAATGGTGACCGAATCATGTGTATCCAAACGGATAAGCTTGAAATGGATGGATCTATTACAAGTACATTTATCTATGTAGAATTAATGGGCAAATATTCAAACTGTATCTTTGTGCAAGATGGAGTTATTTTAGAATCCTTAATTCACGTATCCCCTTTAATGAATCGTGAACGTTCTATTAGCCCCAAACTACACTATGAATTACCACCAAATGCTAATCGTGTTAGTTTAATGGACTTCAATTATGAAGAAATAAGAAATCTACTGACTTCCTTTGGTAATGGTAATGTACAACAATCTATACGAGCTATCTTTAACGGTTTCGGTAAACCTTTATTAGATGAAGTATTATGGACTTCCAATCTAAATGGAGATGAATCTATAACTGATTTAAGTCCAGATCAAATAGATACATTAGCTAAATCATTATATAACCTAAAAGCAAAACTCCAAGACAGTCATGGCTTGCTTACTTTAATCAATGAGAATAATAAAAAAGCTCACGCCACCTTTACGTTACACAATTACAAGGTACTAAAAGAATATAGTACGATTTCAGAAGCTCTAGAAGAATCGATTCACAATACAAAATCTATTCACACTGCTGATAAGGAACTAGAAAAGATTTTAACAGCAGCCATCAAAAAAGAAGAAATCCGTCATCAAAAAATCAAAGATGAATTAGATGATACTAATAAAATGGATACCTATAAACTGTATGGCGATATCTTAATGATCAATGCTCACTTACAGGTGCAATATGAACCTTCTATCCAATTACCAAATCTTCTTTCTGAAGATGGAGAGTTATTAACAATCCCTCTAAAGCCAAATCTTACGATTGTAGAAAACGCTCAATGGTATTATAAGCTCTATACTAAATTAAAAAATCGTATGGTCAGCGGTGAATATCAACTTAATGCTAGTACTACAAAACTTGAATACCTCAAATCGATTTTATATAGTATTTCATTAGCTACTACCCGTGAAAGCTTAGAAGAAATTCGCAAAGAATGTATGGATGCGGGCATCATAAAAAAATCTAAGAAGCCTCTCTCTTATAAGCTAGGGAAATCCAATTACATTCATTTAACCATTGATGAAGGCGAAATATTTATAGGTCGAAACAATCAACAAAACGAATATTTAACTCATCGATTTGCAAAACCAACCGATATTTGGTTCCATACACAAGATATTCAAGGTTCCCACCTCATATTAAGACTCAATGTGGAGCCTGATGATATGATTTTATCTAAGGTTGCTCAATATGCAGCCTACTTTAGTAAGGCTCGTGAAACTAGTAAGGTGCCTGTAGACTACACATATATTAAAAATATTAAAAAACCACCTGGGTCTCCTCTTGGATTTGTTATCTTTAATACTCATCAAACAATGATTGTAGAGCCTAAAAAACCTGATAATTATACTGAATAA
- the gmk gene encoding guanylate kinase: MSDRGLLIVISGPSGAGKGTICANIRKEMPNLVYSVSMTTRAPRVGEVEGVNYFFRSKQEFETLLSEDAFLEYAKVYDNYYGTPKQHVMDLLDDGKSVLLEIDIQGAMQVKERFSDAVFIYIVPPSLTELSERLHNRGTDAKEVIDKRLSLACSELALAHRYDYIVVNDDLGEASEKVASILRAESCKISRNKEQIQFIYKQYQESKEK, translated from the coding sequence ATGTCAGACAGAGGATTATTAATCGTTATATCCGGGCCATCTGGCGCAGGTAAAGGTACGATTTGTGCGAATATTCGAAAAGAAATGCCTAATTTAGTATATTCTGTTTCAATGACCACACGGGCACCTCGTGTTGGTGAAGTAGAAGGGGTTAATTACTTCTTTCGCTCGAAACAAGAATTTGAAACTTTATTAAGTGAAGATGCATTTTTAGAATATGCAAAAGTATATGATAATTACTACGGTACACCGAAGCAACATGTAATGGATTTATTGGATGATGGTAAAAGTGTACTGTTAGAAATTGATATTCAAGGTGCTATGCAAGTAAAAGAGCGTTTTAGTGATGCTGTGTTTATTTATATAGTACCACCGTCTTTAACTGAGTTATCTGAGCGCTTACACAACCGCGGTACAGATGCGAAAGAAGTTATTGATAAACGGTTGTCATTAGCTTGTTCTGAATTGGCATTAGCCCATCGATATGACTATATAGTTGTAAATGATGATCTCGGAGAGGCATCTGAGAAGGTTGCATCTATTTTACGAGCTGAATCCTGTAAGATTAGTCGCAATAAAGAGCAAATTCAATTTATTTATAAACAATATCAAGAGTCTAAGGAGAAGTGA
- the remA gene encoding extracellular matrix/biofilm regulator RemA, whose protein sequence is MSIQLLNIGFGNMVSANRVMAIISPESAPIKRMVQDARDKGLLIDATYGRKTRAVLVMDSGQIVLSAIQPETVAHRLVQYDVDEDTVES, encoded by the coding sequence ATGAGTATTCAATTATTGAATATTGGCTTTGGTAATATGGTATCTGCTAATCGTGTTATGGCTATTATTAGTCCCGAATCTGCACCAATTAAACGTATGGTTCAAGATGCACGTGATAAGGGCCTGCTCATTGATGCTACATATGGTCGTAAGACTCGTGCTGTATTAGTTATGGATAGTGGTCAGATTGTATTATCTGCAATTCAACCAGAAACCGTAGCACATCGACTTGTGCAATATGATGTAGACGAAGATACAGTAGAATCATAG
- the rsmD gene encoding 16S rRNA (guanine(966)-N(2))-methyltransferase RsmD gives MRIIGGTAKGHTIKAPKGVDTRPTLDRVRESVFNVLSNRGIFGTNVLDIFSGTGAVAIEALSRGAAHAVAVDFKTGKLILENAKHCHVEDRLEIIPRKLSQLKNYIMGRQFDYIFSDPPYENGFIQETIDMVVDCDLLKPEGVLLLEHHKDEAFTLPESWKCIKEQKFGYTMVSYFVNTAERS, from the coding sequence ATGCGAATTATTGGCGGAACTGCAAAGGGACATACTATAAAAGCACCTAAAGGGGTAGATACTAGACCTACACTTGATCGTGTTCGTGAAAGTGTGTTTAATGTATTATCTAATAGAGGTATATTTGGTACTAATGTATTAGATATATTTTCAGGTACAGGTGCAGTAGCTATTGAAGCCTTAAGTCGTGGTGCAGCACATGCAGTAGCGGTAGACTTTAAAACAGGAAAATTGATTTTGGAGAATGCCAAACATTGTCATGTGGAAGATCGGTTAGAAATCATTCCGAGGAAACTTTCACAATTAAAAAATTATATAATGGGACGACAGTTCGATTATATTTTTTCTGATCCACCATATGAAAATGGATTTATACAAGAGACCATAGATATGGTTGTAGACTGTGATTTATTAAAGCCCGAAGGTGTTTTATTACTAGAGCACCATAAGGACGAGGCATTTACCTTGCCTGAATCATGGAAATGTATAAAAGAACAGAAATTTGGTTATACGATGGTTTCCTATTTTGTAAACACAGCTGAAAGGAGCTAA
- a CDS encoding NAD(P)H-dependent glycerol-3-phosphate dehydrogenase, whose amino-acid sequence MNVVVVGSGSWGTALAIKSVLAGNTTTLYCRRPEFADQLAKDLENKEYLPGVTLPNELVYSSDLATCIKGADIILMVTPSVHVRTSLESIRPYAHKEQSYILCSKGVERTTGKLLTTVMREVLGTVGCNLAVLSGPNHAEEIGRDLPAASVLSTENLEVATMLQKILCSQNFRIYANTDITGVELAGATKNIIALAAGIVDGLKLGDNCKALLLTRGLHEMTRFGVALGAQKETYAGLAGMGDLIATCMSPHGRNRAAGQQLADGKTMDYIINHTNMVVEGFFATDIVYKMACEHHIEMPITKALYEVLYEEKSPALALAELMGRDIKIEVS is encoded by the coding sequence ATGAATGTTGTTGTTGTCGGCTCTGGTAGCTGGGGTACTGCTCTTGCTATTAAATCCGTATTAGCTGGAAATACTACAACTTTATATTGTCGTCGCCCAGAATTTGCAGATCAATTAGCTAAAGATCTAGAGAATAAAGAGTATTTACCTGGCGTAACATTACCAAATGAATTAGTATATAGTTCAGATCTTGCTACCTGTATTAAAGGGGCCGATATCATTCTCATGGTTACGCCATCTGTACATGTACGTACTAGTTTAGAGTCTATTAGACCATATGCTCATAAAGAACAATCGTATATACTTTGTTCAAAAGGTGTAGAGCGTACTACTGGCAAATTGCTGACTACAGTTATGAGAGAGGTTCTAGGAACAGTTGGATGTAATCTCGCAGTTCTATCTGGTCCAAATCATGCAGAGGAAATCGGTCGTGATCTGCCCGCTGCCTCTGTATTGAGTACAGAAAATCTTGAAGTGGCCACTATGTTACAGAAGATATTATGTAGTCAAAATTTTAGGATTTATGCAAATACAGATATTACTGGTGTTGAATTAGCTGGGGCTACAAAGAATATTATTGCTCTCGCTGCTGGTATTGTAGACGGTCTAAAGTTAGGGGATAATTGTAAAGCATTGCTCTTAACTCGTGGTTTACATGAGATGACTCGCTTTGGTGTAGCTTTGGGGGCACAAAAGGAAACCTATGCTGGTCTTGCTGGTATGGGTGATTTGATTGCCACTTGTATGAGTCCTCATGGACGTAATAGAGCCGCTGGTCAACAATTAGCAGATGGAAAAACAATGGACTATATCATTAATCATACGAATATGGTTGTAGAAGGCTTTTTTGCTACAGACATTGTTTATAAGATGGCTTGTGAACATCATATTGAAATGCCTATAACTAAGGCTTTATATGAAGTCTTATATGAAGAAAAATCTCCAGCTTTGGCATTAGCTGAATTGATGGGACGAGATATTAAAATTGAAGTATCATAA
- the coaBC gene encoding bifunctional phosphopantothenoylcysteine decarboxylase/phosphopantothenate--cysteine ligase CoaBC → MRGKHIIVAVSAGIAAYKAIEVVSRFRKKGAEVKVVMTQNSTHIASPLTFGEISGHPVAIDMFEQVHQWDVEHIALATWADAYVVVPATANVIGKIYAGIADDMLTTTIMATKAPKYLCPAMNTEMYNNPITQRNLEGLRSLGYHIMEPAEGWLACGVTGIGRLPEPEAIVDWLESQMCKSNELEGITVLVTAGGTQENIDPVRYIGNRSSGKMGYAIAEQAVRMGANVILVSAPTSLPVPSGVEFVPVDSALSMQHAVESRYDEVDVVIMAAAVSDFRVLHKAEQKIKKMESMTLELVKNPDILQGLGTKKNHQILVGFAAETEHVIKYGQDKVARKNLDMLVANDVSKSNAGFNVDTNEGYFLYPHKDPKEMPNMKKSELAHNIMKEVVELVKNK, encoded by the coding sequence ATGCGAGGAAAACATATCATTGTCGCTGTATCTGCAGGTATTGCTGCGTATAAGGCAATTGAAGTAGTTAGCAGATTTCGTAAAAAAGGTGCTGAAGTGAAGGTGGTTATGACTCAAAACTCCACTCATATAGCTTCACCTCTTACATTTGGTGAAATTAGTGGACATCCTGTAGCTATCGACATGTTTGAACAAGTACATCAATGGGATGTGGAGCATATTGCATTAGCTACATGGGCAGATGCATATGTGGTTGTTCCAGCTACGGCAAATGTAATTGGTAAAATATATGCTGGTATTGCAGATGATATGCTAACAACAACAATAATGGCTACTAAGGCTCCAAAATATCTTTGTCCCGCTATGAATACAGAAATGTATAACAATCCGATTACTCAACGTAATTTGGAAGGTTTACGTTCTCTTGGCTACCATATTATGGAACCTGCTGAAGGATGGCTTGCTTGTGGGGTTACCGGTATAGGGCGTTTACCAGAGCCTGAAGCCATTGTAGATTGGCTTGAATCACAGATGTGCAAATCTAATGAGCTTGAAGGTATTACAGTACTTGTTACAGCAGGTGGTACGCAAGAAAATATCGATCCTGTTCGTTATATTGGTAATCGTTCTAGCGGTAAGATGGGGTATGCTATTGCGGAACAAGCTGTTCGTATGGGAGCCAATGTGATTTTGGTAAGTGCTCCTACATCGTTACCTGTCCCAAGTGGTGTAGAGTTTGTTCCTGTAGATTCTGCTTTATCTATGCAACATGCTGTTGAATCTCGATATGATGAGGTAGATGTTGTTATTATGGCGGCTGCTGTATCTGATTTCCGAGTTCTTCATAAGGCAGAACAAAAAATAAAAAAAATGGAGTCCATGACTTTAGAACTTGTTAAAAATCCAGATATACTACAAGGTTTAGGTACTAAAAAGAATCATCAAATTCTTGTAGGTTTTGCAGCAGAAACTGAGCATGTTATTAAATACGGTCAAGATAAGGTTGCTAGAAAAAATTTAGATATGCTCGTAGCAAACGATGTTAGTAAATCTAATGCAGGCTTTAATGTAGATACAAATGAAGGATACTTCTTATATCCTCATAAAGATCCAAAAGAAATGCCGAATATGAAAAAATCTGAATTGGCCCATAATATTATGAAAGAAGTTGTGGAATTAGTAAAAAATAAATAA
- the coaD gene encoding pantetheine-phosphate adenylyltransferase, translating into MRIGVCPGSFDPVTNGHVDIFERGSRLVDKLIIAVSSNPNKNSLFTMEERVEMIRNSVKHIPNVEIDCTGGLLNQYVKSKNATIIIRGLRALSDFEYEFQRALFAKYLDDDIETVFIMTNNKYSFVSSTGIRELAKFGGKLDGLVPDDVKEKLEERFNTVHNK; encoded by the coding sequence GTGCGTATAGGTGTGTGTCCGGGTAGTTTTGACCCAGTTACAAATGGACATGTTGATATTTTTGAACGTGGCAGTCGATTAGTTGATAAATTAATTATTGCTGTTAGCTCTAATCCGAATAAAAATTCCTTGTTTACCATGGAAGAACGGGTTGAGATGATTCGAAATTCTGTCAAACATATTCCTAATGTTGAGATTGATTGTACAGGCGGTTTGCTTAACCAATATGTTAAATCTAAGAATGCTACTATAATCATTCGTGGTTTGCGCGCGTTAAGCGACTTTGAATATGAATTTCAACGTGCTTTGTTTGCAAAATATTTGGATGATGATATTGAAACTGTATTTATTATGACTAATAATAAATACTCTTTCGTCAGCTCCACAGGTATTCGTGAACTTGCAAAATTTGGCGGTAAGCTAGATGGGTTAGTTCCGGATGATGTTAAGGAAAAACTTGAAGAACGCTTTAATACGGTCCATAATAAATAG
- the der gene encoding ribosome biogenesis GTPase Der: MAKPLVAVVGRPNVGKSTLFNAIVNKRISIVEDIPGVTRDRIYFDAEWLNREFTMIDTGGIEFITDNSHVIPKMMRLQAELAIEEADVILFVVDGKQGIVPADEEVANILRASGKPVVLVVNKIDSVNQEPNIYEFYNLGLGDPIGISAKNLMNLGDLLDDTVKHFPPVGTNVDDEDTIHVAVIGRPNVGKSSLTNALLGQDRVIVSDVAGTTRDSIDTYWTHGDQKFVLIDTAGMRRKSKIEEAVERYSIVRSLRSVDRSDIVVLVLDAQDGVTEQDKKIAGYAYEAGKGVIIVVNKWDLVEKDDKTTLRFTEDIYDELGFLQFAPILFASALTKQRIHRLADMLKFVSEQQYRRVSTGTLNQLLQDAQTVNPVPSRNGRIPKIYYMTQASVKPPTFILFVNEPELIHFSYMRFLENRLRESFGFEGTPIRLVLRGKKRDDED; this comes from the coding sequence ATGGCAAAACCATTAGTGGCTGTTGTAGGTCGTCCAAATGTAGGGAAATCTACACTTTTTAATGCCATTGTTAATAAACGAATCTCTATTGTTGAAGATATTCCTGGTGTAACACGGGATCGTATTTACTTTGACGCAGAGTGGTTAAATCGTGAATTTACAATGATAGATACAGGTGGTATCGAATTCATAACAGATAATAGTCATGTTATTCCTAAGATGATGCGTTTACAAGCTGAATTAGCAATTGAAGAAGCGGATGTAATATTATTTGTTGTTGATGGTAAACAAGGGATTGTTCCGGCTGATGAAGAAGTTGCAAATATATTACGTGCTAGCGGCAAACCTGTAGTTTTAGTTGTTAATAAAATTGACAGTGTTAATCAAGAACCTAATATTTATGAATTCTATAATCTTGGCTTAGGTGATCCAATTGGTATTTCTGCTAAGAATTTAATGAACTTAGGTGACTTGCTTGACGATACTGTTAAACATTTCCCTCCAGTTGGTACAAATGTTGATGATGAAGATACTATTCACGTAGCAGTTATTGGCCGTCCTAATGTAGGTAAATCTTCTTTGACTAATGCATTATTAGGACAAGACCGCGTAATCGTATCTGATGTAGCAGGCACAACACGTGATTCTATCGATACATATTGGACTCATGGAGACCAAAAATTTGTCCTTATCGATACTGCAGGCATGCGACGTAAATCTAAAATCGAAGAAGCTGTTGAACGATATAGTATTGTGCGTTCTTTACGCTCTGTAGACCGTTCGGATATTGTTGTTCTTGTGCTTGATGCTCAAGATGGTGTTACAGAACAAGATAAGAAAATTGCTGGTTATGCCTATGAAGCAGGTAAGGGTGTAATTATTGTTGTAAACAAATGGGATCTTGTTGAAAAAGATGATAAAACAACTCTGCGCTTTACTGAAGATATTTATGATGAATTAGGGTTCTTACAGTTTGCGCCGATTCTATTTGCATCTGCTTTGACTAAGCAACGTATTCATCGCTTAGCAGATATGTTAAAATTCGTTTCTGAACAACAGTATCGCCGTGTATCTACAGGTACATTAAATCAATTATTGCAAGATGCCCAAACAGTTAATCCTGTACCATCTCGTAATGGCAGAATTCCAAAAATTTATTATATGACACAAGCAAGTGTTAAACCACCTACATTTATTTTGTTTGTAAATGAACCAGAGTTAATTCACTTCTCGTATATGCGTTTCTTGGAAAATAGATTACGTGAGTCCTTTGGCTTTGAAGGAACACCAATTCGTTTAGTGTTGCGTGGTAAGAAACGGGATGATGAAGACTAA
- the rpoZ gene encoding DNA-directed RNA polymerase subunit omega: protein MMVKPPLKKLENQVDSKYTLVTLAAKRARELTDGEPCLAESTHATDKPVSLAFYEIAEGEVTYKRTKEGIK, encoded by the coding sequence ATGATGGTAAAACCTCCATTGAAAAAATTGGAAAATCAAGTAGATAGCAAATACACTTTGGTAACATTGGCAGCTAAACGCGCTCGTGAACTAACAGATGGTGAACCATGCTTAGCTGAATCTACACATGCAACTGACAAGCCTGTTTCCTTGGCATTCTATGAAATTGCCGAAGGTGAAGTGACTTATAAACGCACTAAAGAAGGCATTAAATAA